The Quercus lobata isolate SW786 chromosome 4, ValleyOak3.0 Primary Assembly, whole genome shotgun sequence genome segment TTGCCTTAATTGCAGGGCTAGTCCATCAGAATTTGTCATACCATTGGCCAAGTATGTTAAAGCAGTCTATCACACGCGGGTTTCTGTGGGCATGCGATTTAGAATGCTGTTTGAAACAGAAGAGTCAAGTGTCCGACGGTATGTCCCATTTCTCTCTGCAAGTCTTCATTATGCTTATTGGTAATTGAAATTCAAGTTAGCCTTCATATTAATGTTTAACCAAAAAAGTTTGCCTTCGTTTAGACTGTAATGTAGCAAAGATGTTAATGCATTCAGAAAGTAGTGTGAGGCACTGCATCCAATAATATGAGTGCTCTACTTTTTTGAACCTCTCTTTGTGTTGTGGGAGGCATTGATTCCAATAATCTAAGCATTgtacataacttttttttatctctGTTTTTGAGTTGCTGTGGCCTCTGTTTCATGGTTTCATTATCCTAATCAGTCTCCTTTACTTCTCCCATGGTAGATAAAGTCTAGGAAATATTCCCTTTAGATGACAGGGTAAACAAAGAAGCTTCTTGATGTTACAGGAACTTATAATCAGTGTCCTTCCATGCCAGTGAAAAATTGATACCCAGTGATAAGTAATGGGATTCCTTTTCTGTGGGCTAAAAACTAGGTAATTTATTTTGGAATGGTTTTTTATATGCTGTACagtataaaattttattctcttgtCGTTAGAACAGCTGTGAtaagtatgattttttttttttgtttgtttaacaaACCTTATTTTAAGCATAAATAACTAGTTAAACTTGGGCTTTCCAAGTATGAGTAACTTGTTCCTATGCTGTGGAATGGAGAAttgatttttatcaaatttataatTACCAATTACCTTCCAACTTTTTTATACAATTGGTCATATTATTGGTATACTACAGTTGTATGCAGCATGTTTTTGAGTTCCAGTTAgttcttccttttgttttaatgcaTGTTACACATACCAATCCAATAATCCTATTTGTGTTTTAATGCATGTTACACAGATACCAATCTGACTCATTGTTCATCTTATTTATTGTTTAGCTCTGCTAGTAGTAAACTCTTGTTTGAGAGTTCAATAAGACTTTTTAGTTGTCTTCTGTTGAAATAATGTAATGCTGTGGTGTGCTGTTgcaatatttttagttttcttccccctttcaattttcttatttttctttcctttcaataCAATTTTTAATGTTACTGGTAGATGCTTTCGCTCACTGTAGTATCACTCAGTTCAGAATCTTATATaagattataatttttcatttatatgaACAAAGTAAATGTCATTGGATGGattgcttttttattattttcatcattgttattttctttcatttcattaaTTGCATGTACTCTGAAGTTCTACTTGCAAATGTAACTAGGTAGGTACTTTTGCTCACCTAAGTATATTTTTGTCCAGATACATGGGTACTATTACTGGAATCAGTGATTTAAATCCCGTTCGCTGGCAGAATTCACATTGGCGCTCTGTGAAGGTTGGTTGAGAGAATTTGGTGATTTGGATGCCCCATAACTATGACATTCTGCTATTATAATTTGCTGAGATTTTGCTCAAAATTTGATCCTGTTATTAACTATGTAGTATGTGCTGTCTGAAATGTTGTTCTACTTTGCAGGTTGGATGGGATGAATCTACTGCAGGGGAGAGGCAGCCAAGAGTCTCCTTGTGGGAGATTGAGCCATTAACAACATATCCAATGTATCCATCCTCATTTCCCCTGAGATTGAAGCGACCATGGCCATCAGGACTACCCTCTTTTCACGGTATGACTGGTTTACCTACATGAGACAAAAGACACATGGTATGTTTTTGACTTGTATTTGTACCTTTTTCCCTGAATATTTTGAGTATGTTTGCTTCCAGGTCTAAAAGATGGTGATATAAGCATCAGTTCCCCTCTGATGTGGCTGCAAGGTGGGCTTGGAGATCAGGGAATTCAATCGTTGAACTTCCAGGGGTTTGGGGTTACGCCCTTGATGCAGCCAAGGTTTGATTCTTCTATATTAGGTCCCCAACCCGATGTATACCAAGCGATGGCAGCTGCTGCACTTCAGGAAATGAGGACAGTGGATCCTTCCAAATGTTCTTCTCAATCTCTTCTGCAGCTCCAGCAATCTCAAAACGTTTCCAATGGGCCTAATTTGATTCAGAGGCAGATGTTACAGCAGCCCCAATCTCAAAATTCCTTTCTTCAGAGCTTTCAAGAAAACCAGTTGCCCACTCAAGCTCAGCTTCTGCAACAACAATTGCAGCGTTACCAACCATATAATAATCAGCGGCAGCAGCAGCAGCCGCAGCTTCAACAGTCCCAGCAACTACACCATTTGTCTGTCCAGCAGCAGATCCCAAATGTAATTTCTGCTATATCTAATTTTGCATCAGCCACCCAGTCACAGACTCCATCTCTGCAGTCCATTCCTTCACAGTGCCAACAGCAGTGCTTTCCCGACCCTGTCGGGAACCCTATATCCACATCTGATGTTTCCCCTATACACAGTATATTAGGTTCATTATCCCAAGATGGAGCATCCTACTTACATAATTTGAATGGATCCAACCCTGCAATGGCTTCTTCCTCCATGTTACCCAAGCAAATCGCAGTTGAACCTCAGCTTCCATCTGTTACTGCCCAGTGTGTACTGCCCCAAGTGGAACAATTGGGAACACCACAGTCAAACGTCTCTGAGCTTGCCAGTTTGCCTCCATTTCCTGGGAGGGAGTACTCTGGATACCAAGGTGCTACTGATCCACAGAGCAATCTTTTGTTTGGGGTAAACATTGATTCCTCATCACTTATGCTGCAGAATGGGATGGCAAACCTGAGAGATATTGGCAGTGAAAGTGATTCTTTGTCTATGCCATTTTCTACTTCAAATTTTACAAGTGCTACCGGCACTGACTTTCCACTAAATTCGGATATTACAACTTCAAGTTGTGTAGATGAATCAGGTTTTTTGCAGTCTTCCGAAAATGTGGATCAAGTAAATCCACCAACCAGAACCTTTGTGAAGGTAACAggaattttattgtctttttgtATGCATTCGTCTTAGTGTACTATTGGAATGGTCATGTGCCTGGGAGTTTTTCTGTTGGTAGTGGGGCCATGTTTGGTGCACTTTATCTCCTAGCTGTGGAAGTCCTTGCAGATGCATGTCATATGGCAATATTTCCCCTTTAATCTCTCTTCCGGGCGTGTCACCTTCAGAAGATCTTCATCAGTGTTGCCTATTATTTGAGACATTGAATTGACTTCTTCTTTgcaattacttaaaaaataataaatgatctGCTTGCTTCAtccatacaatttttttggaagGTGTTACCTTTACCTAGGCTGATATTTTCTTCTGAAACTCTAACTTAGTTATTTACTTTTGACTGAAAACTGTAATTATTTCTTGATGTGCATAATTTACTTCCAAGTGGATGATTGTCTATGCTTCCCCTTAttgatctaatttatttattgttcaaATTATAGTGGCCGTTACTTGTTATTGTGGTTCTATTATTTTAAGACACCAGGTTATTGTTTGTTCATAAGTGGTCTTATTTTGACAGGTTCACAAGTCAGGGTCCTTTGGGAGGTCACTGGAGATTTCCAAGTTCAGCAGCTATGATGAGCTGCGCAGTGAGCTCGCTCATATGTTTGGCCTTGAAGGCCAATTAGAGGACCCACAGAGATCAGGCTGGCAGCTTGTATTTGTTGACCGGGAGAATGATGTTCTTCTCCTGGGTGATGACCCTTGGCAGTAAGTTGTGAATTATattcatcattttcttttatttgttgggATTGTACTATAGAGCTACTACTTTTTCATTCCTAATATCTCAGGTTTTCCTGcatcttttttaacaatttattcaGACATATATTAGTTGTTGACTGATTCTGGTGCTGGCACCAATTAAAGGATATAGAAGGGAGTAAGGACAGCCTACATAGGGAATTATTGGTTTCTAGCTCTCCTTTGGTTTCTCTTTTTATGATTTTGACCAATCAAATATAATTTATGATTGGGtgcatgatttttttactattaggAGCTAGTTTATGAGTCTAATATTGATGTAATTAAAGAAGTTGCTGTAGAGTGCGAAGGAGAGCGCAACTACCTAGGGTGTGTTAGGGCCACAACATTTCAAGATGAGTACCCAGAGGGTGTTTAGAAACACTTTTGACTAGTGTATTCAGGTGTGCCTTAGCTCAGCCCAAAGTGAGTGACGTTTAGCAGAGTGAGTGCAATTTTCCACACGTGGGGCCAAGGATTGCAAAGTCATCTGGTAGTGGGAGTTGGAATAACGTAGTCTTTTCAAGTGTAATTTCTTTCCTAGGATTGAAACCAGTCTCTCATCCTAACTTGTTGAAGGTTTCTTAGGTAGAAAGGGAATCCATAGCTATCAAAGAGAGGTATCTTGTCCttgttttgttcctctcttACACAAGATAAAAATATGGTGTGATATAATCCTAATGGTTGTGGGGTGTATCATCTTAGGTAGACCTTGGTTTTATGATTTAGATGTCactatttttggttgtttgaattcatgtctatttttttttttaggggaagAAAAATCCAACTCAATCCTTTGCAACCCAAGCCGACTAAAAGGATGAGatgaaagaacaaaagaaaaggctAAACATTATAAGCTGATGAGAGTTCAAAAAGACAATGAATGAAGATTCCATTTCCACTGCTAGCCCAATTTGCGTATGATATTCCTATCACTAGGTCTATAGGTATGAAGTCATTTGAAGACATACATAGTCAAAACCCTAAGAAGCCTAAGATTTTCTTCCAATATCACAGCATGATAGAGAACATGAGTAACTAGGAGCATCTGCATGtcattttcatgcattgcatcatgTGGTCAACAAAAGAATTTAAGCAAGTATGATCACTATAAAATTCATGCTAATTCAAATAGAGAACTTACAGTAGGGGTTATGTTGTGGTTTAATTAGGCCCGAGTGGGTTTCCCCCAGAGCTGTTTGGAATTGCTAGCCTAAAGTATTGGATTGTTCATCAGATCGAATTTCTCTGCCACTTTTGATATAGAGGACCCCTTTGCTCATAAAGGTACAATAGTCATACTAGAAGACCCTTCCTTTACCATTGGCAACCTTATCCTTGACCTTGTACCATTAAACCGTATGGTCTATACTCTAGCACATGAAGAATCTATTGATGCTATTTTGGATGAGCAGATTATTTTTGACAAGGATGGAGGTGCTCAATGTTTCTTGGTGTGTTGGAGAGGACGATTAGAGTTAGACTATACTTGGATTGCTAGCGACGAGTTgtaaccatggttttaaaaactagactgGTCAAAGAACCGGAAGAGTTTGTGCTTGGTTCTTTGGTTTGGACGAGttcaaatcttctgtctcactcTTCCTGCTCCACTATATACTccccaaataaaaacatgccacatgtccatctaatttattaaatgctaaatttatgccttctattatttcaattacctaaatatgataagttatttatttatttattttaggaaattgaaataatagaaggcataaatttagcatttaataaattagatggacatgtggcatgtttttatcTGTAGAGTATATAGTGAAGCAGAAAgagtgagacagaagatttggactcggTTTGGACTAGGTTCCAATCAATGGACGAACTAGTGACTTcgtaaataatttaattagttataaaaattataaaaataaataattatatatattataagttttgtaattaataataataaatatatttaattaaaaaatatataataatttaaaaaaaaaatttatgtaagcttttagatcttaattcttatatttagaaaataaaaataagaatatgtAACTAAAGtaccaaaaatattaatattacaaAGATATGACTGCGTTTTTTGCAGTGCATTTGCAAATTTCAAACTCTGTTTTGGTAAATTACTAATTTCAAACTCAATACCCTTCTTGTTTAGGTTTATTGTCATGTTTTTGGTAGTGTGAAGGAAAAATTCCTTGGAGCATTTATTTTTGGCGgttcttttttaaaaggaaagtaATGACGGTTTTGAAGGAAAATAATGCATTGTGGGTTAAAGaaatatttgcatttattaCTTGTGGAAGTCAAGCGATGGATAAGGAAGGTGTTGGGAtggaaaaacaattaaatagaaTGGAGGTGGGACGTTGGAGGAAAATGTGGAATTGACTCCCAAAAGTTCAAAAGCTTTTTGGTGGTGGTCATTCTTTATGtcagaaattatttttgtttttggcttttaATGCATTGATGTGATTTcctaataaatataaaataataaatgtcatGGGGGTAGTACCCAATCTTACTTTCTCTTAGCTTTGACTGCATTAATGCTATCGTATTGATGAGAAATATTGTCAAAAACCACATTTTTGCATCAGACATGCTTGTCAAAAAACCAGTCTAGCCGGTCTGATTTCTGATTCAGCTGGTCAAAGTGCttgtttctggttttttttgGTATTCCGATTTTTAGTGAGAACCAGATCGGATTTAGGTCTGGTCCTTGATTGAACTGGTTGAACTGGCTGGTCTggtccagtttttaaaaccatggttgtAATGGCTTGACCTTGGCATGATGGAGCACTACTAGAGTTATCACAAGTTACACTTGACGGGTTGAGTTCATCCCAACCCGAGAGAGTTGGTGTAGATGCCAGACCTGTGGATGATGGCAGATTGATGGGCATTTATAAGGCTAGGATTAGTTTTGATggattttatttagtttatttgaattttggtttcattttcaaatttaatataatGTATGTTGTTTCTTTACTTATTTGTTGTAACTATGTTATATTGGAAAATTTCCATAAACTCGGTGGTGATTCCAAGTAGCATTAGGATGTGAATCTTAGGGCTTCTAGCAACTCTAGGTGGTGAagggttgtttttgttttcctacTTTTGCAACCCACGTGTTACATCAGACAACTTCAACTAAACCATTGAGACTTCTATGTATTCAAATATATGCCAAAGGCCTTGTGGCTGAATTGGCATCtctccatgcacaaagtgcttgggggtctaggggggaaagggttcgagctgcggggttagcagcatgttgtaattatttctcaaaaaaaaaaaaaaaaaaacatacgaTAATTCCTCTCTTCATAGCATCCACATCAAGCATAATGTGGCTAGATTCCAAACAAATGAAGAGTTTTTACCAAACTAATTCCTCCAACCAATTAACACACTAATGACGCTCAACATCGCACATTGAATTCTAAACACACAGAAGACGAACACTAGCAAATCATGTGCAACGCCATAGTGCAACCTATGGCTCAGTCTCTCCATTTCTACGCATTCTGCACCATTCAGCTGTACTATAACCTTTCTTCAATAAGATTGTCACAAGTTAGGATCTTTCCCAAGCTGTTGTTTGCACAAAGAATGCAACATCTTTTGAAGTTTTGGCTCACCATATGGTTTCCCAAGGGAAAAACATGTCATTAAAGCTCGGAAAAAACCTTAAAATATGAACAAATATTATACCCATCATTGCCTTTCATCCTTCATCCCAACTAATCAAGGCCTTATCTACTTGGCAATGAAAGATTCAATTTTCCTCCAATTCCAGTTCTCTAATAAACCTGATATTCCATGCGTGCATCCTCCCCTTTGGTTCTCTAAATAAGAATTAACTGAGGCATCCTTATCTACTGCAATTGCAAATAACTCTGGGTATACCTCCTTCAGAGAGTGATGCTCACAGCATTTGTCATGCTGGAATTTCATAGTTGCCATCTAAAATGCTCACGAGCAACAGAATTATCCCAACCGTCCCTAATACTTCTCCATAAAACACAACCTTGAATGCTTCTAAACCGCTTCGTTGAACCCcaccccccaaattttttttttttcaaagcaaCCATTCATCTCCACAAATGGCTGTCTTCCTCTTAAAACGCCATAGCCAACCCAACAGGGCTTCATTATAGTGCCTAGCTTACATATTCCCAACTCCCCACAAGAAATGGTAGAGCAAATTGTATTCTAATCCATAAAATGGTATTCAAACCTATCTATCTTTGGAATGACTCTACCAAAAAATTTCTCTGCAACCTCTCTGGTCTATTTGCCACATAAGATGGAATGGTGAATGGTGAAAGATAATAGTTTGGTAAATTGGTGTGGCCTTTTCAAGAGTTTCAATCTTCACCTTTTGACAAATATTAGTGTTTTCAACCCACTAACATGCTctccattttctcaaaaattggATTCCATGCTATTCCTGCCTTAGAATGCGACACCATAGGCATGCCTAAAATAATTTGTTGGCAAACGCCCCCCACCTTACAACATTGTATGTTAGCCAGAGTAGCTATCTCTTCAACCTCTCCCACTGGGACCACTTTACTCTTACCAAGTCAACACAATACTATTATAAAGATGTTCCACATTagtatcccaaaaaaaataaccacaaaaacaacaaaatctatATGGGTCCCTAATCGAAAGCAGATCGGCCTCTGGATTGTTGGGGGGTGAGACTTGTTGTAGGAAGCTTCTTCTGTACTGGGGTTTAGTGAATCTGATGAATGGTGGGCTGGGCAAGATTGACAAAGATAGAGATTGAAACTGTGAGTGCCAAGTTTTAACCACCCCCTTCTCCATGCCTCCTCTCCCCCATTCCCCTCCCCCACCCCTCCCTCATCCTATCCACCCTCCTCCACCTCACCTTCACCCTCTACTTCAACCATCAccatctttttttccttttttaccgCTCTTCCATATTCCTCATCCTCCCCTTCCATGCTTCCCTCCACAGTTTGGAATTTTCCCTTATCCCTACCACCCTCCTCCATCATTGCCTCCCCCATCCCCACCACTTCAGGGGCCTAACCATGTTTTGCCTAAACTGTCTATTCTTGCACCTACACCTTTAGCCAAACCAGATATCCCCACCATTGAAACTCCACAAAATATCCCTCCTTTACCTCTATACTCGGAACATGGGGGTAGAAAGAGGTCGTTTCGTATTGATGCTgaacttttctctcttttgacGGGGGGAGGTCTGATTCATATGCTATTCATGAGACACGTCGGGATGTTAAGAGCTCTATTTGGGTTGGTCATAGGGGTATTGAGTGGATCCTTTCTTGTCTCGCTAATATACGAGACTGGATGCCTAGTCGAGCTGTACTCTGTAAGAGATTAAGGGAAAATGGGAAGCTGTTAGAGTTCTGTGGGAGTTCTAACAGAGCTGGTCAACCCCAAGATTGTTAAAGATCTCCATGGGTTAGTCTACGTGGGTATTTGGGGAGAGCTTGAGAAGACTTACAAAGGGTGTTGTTGGGTCGCCGGCGGGTGAGAGTTCTAGGCCATCAATGGAGTCAACGGTGGTATCAGAGATGCTGGAGGCTCCGACAGTAGTTATATTGGTGTTACCCAGTCTCGATCAAGCTCCGGTGCTGCTCACATCCAACCCGGTGGCTTTGCACCCTGATATGGAAGGTGATATCGTCGATCCGAGTACAACGGTGGAGTTGCGACATCAGTGGGTGAATCAAAATCGTTTTTCCCCTTTGTCTGAGCTGGGTAATGAGATGGGTACTGATCAGATTAATAAGTCTAAGTCTTTGGGTGGATTTGATTTCACCATAAAGTCTTGTAAAGCTTACGTGTCAACAGCTAGCAGACCGGTATGGGTAAGTCACCTGAAATGGACCTAGGcccattttaatttaaaaatctcGGTTGTTTTGATGGGTGAGGGTAAGCGGGCTGTTTCTTGGGGTAAAACACAGCCCAAGCCCACCAGTCCATGTTTGTCCTTCCAGAAAATATCACGTGTTCTTCTGTGTGGGAGACAGGGGAAGGGTCGGGGACTCATGAGGAAGAGGAAGGAGTGATCCCGAGCTCCGGTGAGGGACCGGGCTGCCCTTCCGCTGCTGCCACAAAGCCCAAGGTGGGTTTAGACTTGTCCTTTCCTGTAACTAAGGTGGGTTGTGGTTTGTCTGAGTCTAAAATTTCTAGACTGGTTTGGGAGGACTCTTTGTCTTCGGATAAGGGTGAGGCAAATTCTATGGACATTACACCTTTGGCTCTATGGGACCCATATTATGTTAGTGATCTCGTCACTTTGGAAGATGATTCAGATGGGTCTTCCATGGAGGAGGAATTGGAGCCTTCAGAATGGGTAAGAACGATGATAAAAGGATTTGGTACTTTTGTGGGATTCCCCATTGCTTGCTGCGAGAGATAGTGTATTGATTTTTTCCAGACTCTTGAGAGGGTTTGGGAGCAGCAAGCGACGTTTGCTACTACTCGTAGGACAAGCAACTCTACCCAAAAAAGTTTGAGGGAATTAAggaatttgttttcttctattaattatgATGGGCATTCTGGTAGAGGTACTAGAGGCAGTTTGACATCCTCTGGTTTGGGTTCGTCTGTTGGTCAATGACTTTGAAACTTCTATCTTGGAATGTGAGGGGTCTGAATGATCCTCATAAGAGAGTAGTTGTGAAGAACCTCTTAAGGGAGTGGAAGTGTGATATTGTATGTCTTCAAGAATCTAAACTGGACAGCACTAACTCTATCTTGGTAAAAAACCTCAGGGGTAGCCCTTTTGTAGACTGGGGGGCCTTAGATGCCTTGCATACAACTGGGGGTATAATTCTGATGTGGGATAGAAgggtttttgagaaaattgatctGATGGTTGGTAGTTTTTCAGTCTTAGTTTTATTAAAGGGAGTGTCAGATGGCTTTGAATGGATCTGTTCAGGGGTGTATGGATCGACTAACGGAAGCCTTAGGGATGCCATGTGGGTAGAACTGGACTCTGTGAAGTCACAGTGGGATGGGGCTTGGTGCTTAGAGACTTGGCTGTAATTCTTTTAGTCCAgctatatttaaattttaggattttattGCAAAACATTTGCTGGTGGATTTGCCTTTGGTGGGAGGTGAGTATACTTGGTTTTGAGATTCAAATAATCCGTCAATGTCCAGAATTGATAGAGTTTTGATGTTAGCTGATTGGGAGGAGCATTTCTTACATGTGTCCCAAAGGACTCTCCCTAGGGTGGTATCGGGTCGCTGTCCTTTACTAGTGGAGGCGGGTGGAGTTTCAAGGGGAAAAAGCCCttttagatttgaaaatatgtggccAAAGGTGGAGGGTTTTGTGGATAAGGTGCGGCTTTGGTGGAAGAGTTATCACTTTGTGGGGCCTCCTAGTTATGTTTTAGCTTGTAAGTTGAAGGCTCTGAAAGGGGATTTGAAGCATTGGAACAAGCATGTTTTTGGAGATgtagcttttaaaaaaaagagtctaCTAACTGAGCTCTTAGACATTGACATGAGAGAAGAGATGCAGGTGTTGACTCTAGAGGACAGGGCTAGAAGGTTGGTGGTTAAATCTGATATAGATTACTTGACTTCTTTGGAAGAGATTTCTAGGAGGCAGAAGTCCAAGGCCCTTTTTATTAAAGAAGGTGATAACAACACGCGATTCTTCCATAGAATTGCTAATTCACATAGGCGAACCAATCAGATCAGGGAAGTGGATGTGGATGGCTTTCGTTACGAGGATGAATCAGAGGTTACGGATCAGGTAGTggatttctataaaaaattatatcagGAACCGGAAGCTTGGAGGCCTACTATTGACGGGGTAGAGTTTGCTTGTTTAGATGAAATTGAGAGGTCTATGTTGGAGAGGGAATTTGAGAAGGAGGAGATTTTTGAGGTTCTCATGGAGGTGGAAGGAGATAAGGCCCCTGGGCCAGATGGGTTTTCTATGGCTTTCTTTCAGAAATGCTGGAGTGTTTTGGAAGGGGATGTCATGGCATTTTTCAAGGATTTTCATAGCCAGTGTGTTTTTGAGAAATCTCTTAATGCCACCTTTTTGTGTCTGATCCCCAAGAAGTCTAATGCAGTCAATATTAAAGACTTTTGCCCTATTAGTCTAGTGGACAGCCTTTACAAGCTTTTGGCTAAGGTATTGGCTCATAGACTCCGAGGGGTTTTGTATAAACTGATATTTGactctcaaaattcttttgtggGAGGAAGACAGATTTTTGATTCGGTTCTAATcgctaatgaatgtttagataGCAGGTTGAAAAGTGGCATCCCGGGTGTAATAGTTAAATTGGACATAGAGAAGGCTTATGATCGTGTGAATTGGAATGCCGTATTCTACCTTATGGAAAGGATGGGCTTTGGGGCGAGGTGGTGAGGTTGGATTAAGGCGTGTATTTCTACAGTTAAATTCTTAGTTTTGGTCAATGGGTCTCGTGTTGGTTTCTTTGGGAGTTCTTGTGGCCTGCGCCAAGGGGATCCTTTGTCTCCCCTATTATTCCTATTGGTTATGGAAGTGCTGAGTAGACTTctgaagagaacaaaaaatggTGGTTTTCTTTACGGTTTTCAAGCAGGATCCCATAGACAAGGGGGTGTGCATATCTCTCATCTTCTTTTTGCCGACGATACTATTTTGTTCTGTGATGCTTCTAGGGACCAGTTATTATACATTCGGATGGTGCTGATCTTCTTTGAAGCTATTACAGGCCTGAAAGTTAATGTGGGAAAGAGTGAGATTGTACCTGTTGGGGATGTTGGGAATTTGATTGCTTTGGCCTGTATCCTATGTTGCAAGGTGGGCACATTGCCTATGAGATATTTGGGCATGCAACTTGGGGCCCATTATAAGGATGTGTCGATATGGAATCGTATTATAGAAAAGATGGAGAAACGGCTATCTGGTTGGAAAAGACTTTATTTGTCAAAAGGTGGTGGGCTTACTTTGTTAAAAAGTACTCTCTCAAGCCTTTCCAcctatttttttatctttgtttacTATCCCTCAGGCAGTGGTAGCTAGGATAGAAAGGATTCAGaggaatttcctttgggggGCCTTAGAGGATGTTTTTAAATACCCTTTAGTTGCTCGGGATAAGGTCTGTTTGCCTATTGAGAGTGGTGGCTTGGGGATCCGGAGGATTGGGTTGTTTAACAAGGCCTTACTCGAGAAGTGGTTGTGGCGTTTTGGGAATGAAAGTAACAGATTATGGCGTCAGGTTATAGCAGCCAAATATGGTGAGGGGAGAGGAGGTTGGTGCACTAGAGAGGTAAGAGGTTCTCACGGGTGTGGGATGTGGAGGAGTATTAAGGAAGGCACAGAGAAGTTCTTTAGTCAAATTCAGTATAATA includes the following:
- the LOC115988013 gene encoding auxin response factor 6-like isoform X2, with the translated sequence MRLSSSSAAFNQHSQEGEKKCLNSELWHACAGPLVSLPPVGSRVVYFPQGHSEQVAASTNKEVDAHIPNYPNLPPQLICQLHNVTMHADVETDGVYAQMTLQPLSPQEQKDVYLLPAELGTPSKQPTNYFCKTLTASDTSTHGGFSVPRRAAEKVFPPLDYSQQPPAQELIARDLHDNEWKFRHIFRGQPKRHLLTTGWSVFVSAKRLVAGDSVLFIWNEKNQLLLGIRRANRPQTAMPSSVLSSDSMHIGLLAAAAHAAATNSRFTIFYNPRASPSEFVIPLAKYVKAVYHTRVSVGMRFRMLFETEESSVRRYMGTITGISDLNPVRWQNSHWRSVKVGWDESTAGERQPRVSLWEIEPLTTYPMYPSSFPLRLKRPWPSGLPSFHGLKDGDISISSPLMWLQGGLGDQGIQSLNFQGFGVTPLMQPRFDSSILGPQPDVYQAMAAAALQEMRTVDPSKCSSQSLLQLQQSQNVSNGPNLIQRQMLQQPQSQNSFLQSFQENQLPTQAQLLQQQLQRYQPYNNQRQQQQPQLQQSQQLHHLSVQQQIPNVISAISNFASATQSQTPSLQSIPSQCQQQCFPDPVGNPISTSDVSPIHSILGSLSQDGASYLHNLNGSNPAMASSSMLPKQIAVEPQLPSVTAQCVLPQVEQLGTPQSNVSELASLPPFPGREYSGYQGATDPQSNLLFGVNIDSSSLMLQNGMANLRDIGSESDSLSMPFSTSNFTSATGTDFPLNSDITTSSCVDESGFLQSSENVDQVNPPTRTFVKVHKSGSFGRSLEISKFSSYDELRSELAHMFGLEGQLEDPQRSGWQLVFVDRENDVLLLGDDPWHAKSIMEEMQ
- the LOC115988013 gene encoding auxin response factor 6-like isoform X1: MRLSSSSAAFNQHSQEGEKKCLNSELWHACAGPLVSLPPVGSRVVYFPQGHSEQVAASTNKEVDAHIPNYPNLPPQLICQLHNVTMHADVETDGVYAQMTLQPLSPQEQKDVYLLPAELGTPSKQPTNYFCKTLTASDTSTHGGFSVPRRAAEKVFPPLDYSQQPPAQELIARDLHDNEWKFRHIFRGQPKRHLLTTGWSVFVSAKRLVAGDSVLFIWNEKNQLLLGIRRANRPQTAMPSSVLSSDSMHIGLLAAAAHAAATNSRFTIFYNPRASPSEFVIPLAKYVKAVYHTRVSVGMRFRMLFETEESSVRRYMGTITGISDLNPVRWQNSHWRSVKVGWDESTAGERQPRVSLWEIEPLTTYPMYPSSFPLRLKRPWPSGLPSFHGLKDGDISISSPLMWLQGGLGDQGIQSLNFQGFGVTPLMQPRFDSSILGPQPDVYQAMAAAALQEMRTVDPSKCSSQSLLQLQQSQNVSNGPNLIQRQMLQQPQSQNSFLQSFQENQLPTQAQLLQQQLQRYQPYNNQRQQQQPQLQQSQQLHHLSVQQQIPNVISAISNFASATQSQTPSLQSIPSQCQQQCFPDPVGNPISTSDVSPIHSILGSLSQDGASYLHNLNGSNPAMASSSMLPKQIAVEPQLPSVTAQCVLPQVEQLGTPQSNVSELASLPPFPGREYSGYQGATDPQSNLLFGVNIDSSSLMLQNGMANLRDIGSESDSLSMPFSTSNFTSATGTDFPLNSDITTSSCVDESGFLQSSENVDQVNPPTRTFVKVHKSGSFGRSLEISKFSSYDELRSELAHMFGLEGQLEDPQRSGWQLVFVDRENDVLLLGDDPWQEFVNNVWYIKILSPVEVRNLGKEGIDLATSAPSRKLSNSSSSCDDYVSRQDLRNSSNAIAAMGSLDY